The Cloeon dipterum chromosome 3, ieCloDipt1.1, whole genome shotgun sequence genome includes a region encoding these proteins:
- the LOC135938947 gene encoding protein VAC14 homolog isoform X2 produces MNDKDYSPLSAACVRALQDKLYEKRKAAAVEIEKMVRDFNVSNNSMQIKKLLKILGQDFALSQNPHFRKGGHIGLAAVAIRLGPDCAQYVPELIEPLLASFTVNDSRVRYYACEALHNVAKVARHEILPSFPQIFNALCGLVADPDLNVRNAAELLDRILKDIVTESQTFDLTILIPLLGERIYTKSNFSREYILSWVSLLHQLPKLDLIIYLPELLDGLFKILEDPAPEIQQRCDNVLAQFLRTIKKNPSQVDFQKMINVLIVHAQSVYQSLQLTAITWVKEFVQLSGPGMLPYTSSILTAVLPCHSYENEERKNIRETAKAVSFSLLRLVSQQAENPTDDLSCQLDTDSVIEVLVRSVGQGSATPSKVASLTWLLHLNRKMPDQVSKKLQESSNALVGALSDPSDEVVCHTLAVLSSLSDNASPGGPEFFPQFLGALLQHFHSERNVLEERGPFILQQLCVLLNAESIYRSLSQILKGEEDLQFARKMVDCLHEILLTSSDLAHLRKDLQLLKTAESASLFVCLYKTWCHNPVATVSLCLLTQCYAHASTLIKSFGDLEVTVEFLVELDKLIQLIESPIFSNMRLQLLESPQPLVQSLYGILMLMPQTDAFHTLRRRLNCIPKIGESKTSPWKETRSEVNKINFAELLSHFQDVQQRHSAQRQKGKKSNILSAGQSVDIE; encoded by the exons ATGAATGACAAGGATTACTCGCCGCTGAGTGCTGCCTGCGTGAGAGCTCTGCAGGACAAACTCtacgaaaaaagaaaagcggCCGCTgtggaaattgaaaa GATGGTCCGTGACTTCAACGTTAGCAATAATTCCAtgcaaataaagaaattgctgaaaatacTGGGACAAGATTTTGCTCTCTCTCAAAATCCACACTTCAGAAAGGGAGGACACATAGGCCTCGCTGCAGTTGCTATCAGATTGGGACCg GACTGTGCCCAATACGTGCCAGAACTGATTGAACCCTTACTGGCGTCATTTACTGTGAACGACTCGAGGGTTCGTTATTATGCTTGTGAGGCTCTGCACAATGTCGCCAAg GTTGCTCGTCATGAAATCCTGCCAAGTTTCCCTCAAATATTCAACGCACTTTGTGGTCTTGTTGCGGACCCTGACTTGAACGTGAGAAATGCGGCTGAGTTGCTCGACAGAATTTTAAAG GACATTGTCACAGAAAGCCAAACATTCGACTTAACCATCCTGATTCCTCTGCTGGGCGAACGGATCTACAcaaagagcaatttttctaGAGAATACATTTTGTCGTGGGTGTCGCTGCTGCATCAACTGCCCAAATTAGACCTCATAATTTACCTTCCGGAACTGCTGGATGGTCTGTTTAAAATCCTGGAAGACCCTGCTCCAGAGATTCAAcagag ATGTGACAACGTTTTAGCCCAGTTTCTAAGAACCATTAAAAAGAATCCATCTCAAGTCGACTTccagaaaatgataaatgtGCTCATTGTTCACGCTCAATCAGTCTACCAGTCTTTACAA CTCACTGCGATAACATGGGTGAAAGAGTTTGTTCAGCTTTCGGGGCCAGGAATGCTGCCTTACACGTCCAGTATTTTGACGGCTGTCCTCCCCTGCCACTCGTACGAGAACGAAGAGCGGAAAA ATATTAGAGAGACGGCGAAGGCAGTCAGTTTCAGTCTTCTGCGGCTAGTTTCCCAGCAGGCTGAAAACCCAACCGACGATTTAAGCTGTCAACTCGACACGGACAGCGTCATCGAGGTTCTGGTGCGCAGTGTGGGACAGGGATCGGCCACCCCCAGCAAGGTCGCGTCCTTGACATGGCTGCTCCATTTGAATAGGAAAATGCCCGATCAG GTAAGCAAAAAACTGCAAGAGTCGTCAAACGCGTTGGTCGGCGCTCTGTCGGACCCATCAGACGAGGTTGTGTGTCACACCCTGGCAGTGCTCTCGTCACTGTCAGACAATGCTAGTCCTGGAGGGCCTGAATTCTTCCCTCAGTTCTTGGGTGCCCTTCTCCAGCACTTCCACTCCGAGAGAAATGTTCTGGAGGAAAGGGGCCCCTTCATTTTACA ACAACTGTGTGTTCTCCTCAACGCAGAGTCAATTTACCGCAGTTTGTCACAAATCCTGAAAGGCGAGGAAGATCTGCAGTTCGCACGCAAGATGGTTGACTGCCTGCACGAAATCCTGCTCACCTCCAGCGATCTGGCGCATCTGCGGAAGGACCTGCAGCTGCTCAAGACTGCCGAGAGCGCCTCTCTTTTCGTCTGCCTCTACAAGACTTGGTGCCACAATCCCGTGGCCACGGTATCGCTCTGCCTCCTGACCCAGTGCTACGCGCACGCAAGCACACTAATCAAGTCATT TGGGGATTTGGAGGTGACAGTAGAATTTCTGGTCGAGCTGGACAAGCTCATTCAATTGATTGAATCTCCGatattttcaa ATATGCGTCTTCAACTACTTGAGAGCCCCCAACCACTGGTGCAGTCCCTTTATGGTATTTTGATGTTGATGCCACAAACAGATGCGTTTCACACTCTGCGGCGGAGACTCAATTGCATTCCAAAGATTGGAGAATCCAA AACTTCTCCGTGGAAGGAAACCCGCAGTGAAGtcaataaaatcaactttGCAGAGCTTCTTTCGCATTTCCAAGATGTGCAACAGCGCCATTCTGCTCAGAGACAGAAAGGGAAGAAAAGCAATATCTTGTCAGCTGGACAGAGTGTGGATATTGAGTGA
- the LOC135938947 gene encoding protein VAC14 homolog isoform X1, with protein MNDKDYSPLSAACVRALQDKLYEKRKAAAVEIEKMVRDFNVSNNSMQIKKLLKILGQDFALSQNPHFRKGGHIGLAAVAIRLGPDCAQYVPELIEPLLASFTVNDSRVRYYACEALHNVAKVARHEILPSFPQIFNALCGLVADPDLNVRNAAELLDRILKDIVTESQTFDLTILIPLLGERIYTKSNFSREYILSWVSLLHQLPKLDLIIYLPELLDGLFKILEDPAPEIQQRCDNVLAQFLRTIKKNPSQVDFQKMINVLIVHAQSVYQSLQLTAITWVKEFVQLSGPGMLPYTSSILTAVLPCHSYENEERKSSSSRYKRKFASLSLDIRETAKAVSFSLLRLVSQQAENPTDDLSCQLDTDSVIEVLVRSVGQGSATPSKVASLTWLLHLNRKMPDQVSKKLQESSNALVGALSDPSDEVVCHTLAVLSSLSDNASPGGPEFFPQFLGALLQHFHSERNVLEERGPFILQQLCVLLNAESIYRSLSQILKGEEDLQFARKMVDCLHEILLTSSDLAHLRKDLQLLKTAESASLFVCLYKTWCHNPVATVSLCLLTQCYAHASTLIKSFGDLEVTVEFLVELDKLIQLIESPIFSNMRLQLLESPQPLVQSLYGILMLMPQTDAFHTLRRRLNCIPKIGESKTSPWKETRSEVNKINFAELLSHFQDVQQRHSAQRQKGKKSNILSAGQSVDIE; from the exons ATGAATGACAAGGATTACTCGCCGCTGAGTGCTGCCTGCGTGAGAGCTCTGCAGGACAAACTCtacgaaaaaagaaaagcggCCGCTgtggaaattgaaaa GATGGTCCGTGACTTCAACGTTAGCAATAATTCCAtgcaaataaagaaattgctgaaaatacTGGGACAAGATTTTGCTCTCTCTCAAAATCCACACTTCAGAAAGGGAGGACACATAGGCCTCGCTGCAGTTGCTATCAGATTGGGACCg GACTGTGCCCAATACGTGCCAGAACTGATTGAACCCTTACTGGCGTCATTTACTGTGAACGACTCGAGGGTTCGTTATTATGCTTGTGAGGCTCTGCACAATGTCGCCAAg GTTGCTCGTCATGAAATCCTGCCAAGTTTCCCTCAAATATTCAACGCACTTTGTGGTCTTGTTGCGGACCCTGACTTGAACGTGAGAAATGCGGCTGAGTTGCTCGACAGAATTTTAAAG GACATTGTCACAGAAAGCCAAACATTCGACTTAACCATCCTGATTCCTCTGCTGGGCGAACGGATCTACAcaaagagcaatttttctaGAGAATACATTTTGTCGTGGGTGTCGCTGCTGCATCAACTGCCCAAATTAGACCTCATAATTTACCTTCCGGAACTGCTGGATGGTCTGTTTAAAATCCTGGAAGACCCTGCTCCAGAGATTCAAcagag ATGTGACAACGTTTTAGCCCAGTTTCTAAGAACCATTAAAAAGAATCCATCTCAAGTCGACTTccagaaaatgataaatgtGCTCATTGTTCACGCTCAATCAGTCTACCAGTCTTTACAA CTCACTGCGATAACATGGGTGAAAGAGTTTGTTCAGCTTTCGGGGCCAGGAATGCTGCCTTACACGTCCAGTATTTTGACGGCTGTCCTCCCCTGCCACTCGTACGAGAACGAAGAGCGGAAAA GCTCTTCAAGTCGTTataagagaaaatttgcttctcTTTCCCTAGATATTAGAGAGACGGCGAAGGCAGTCAGTTTCAGTCTTCTGCGGCTAGTTTCCCAGCAGGCTGAAAACCCAACCGACGATTTAAGCTGTCAACTCGACACGGACAGCGTCATCGAGGTTCTGGTGCGCAGTGTGGGACAGGGATCGGCCACCCCCAGCAAGGTCGCGTCCTTGACATGGCTGCTCCATTTGAATAGGAAAATGCCCGATCAG GTAAGCAAAAAACTGCAAGAGTCGTCAAACGCGTTGGTCGGCGCTCTGTCGGACCCATCAGACGAGGTTGTGTGTCACACCCTGGCAGTGCTCTCGTCACTGTCAGACAATGCTAGTCCTGGAGGGCCTGAATTCTTCCCTCAGTTCTTGGGTGCCCTTCTCCAGCACTTCCACTCCGAGAGAAATGTTCTGGAGGAAAGGGGCCCCTTCATTTTACA ACAACTGTGTGTTCTCCTCAACGCAGAGTCAATTTACCGCAGTTTGTCACAAATCCTGAAAGGCGAGGAAGATCTGCAGTTCGCACGCAAGATGGTTGACTGCCTGCACGAAATCCTGCTCACCTCCAGCGATCTGGCGCATCTGCGGAAGGACCTGCAGCTGCTCAAGACTGCCGAGAGCGCCTCTCTTTTCGTCTGCCTCTACAAGACTTGGTGCCACAATCCCGTGGCCACGGTATCGCTCTGCCTCCTGACCCAGTGCTACGCGCACGCAAGCACACTAATCAAGTCATT TGGGGATTTGGAGGTGACAGTAGAATTTCTGGTCGAGCTGGACAAGCTCATTCAATTGATTGAATCTCCGatattttcaa ATATGCGTCTTCAACTACTTGAGAGCCCCCAACCACTGGTGCAGTCCCTTTATGGTATTTTGATGTTGATGCCACAAACAGATGCGTTTCACACTCTGCGGCGGAGACTCAATTGCATTCCAAAGATTGGAGAATCCAA AACTTCTCCGTGGAAGGAAACCCGCAGTGAAGtcaataaaatcaactttGCAGAGCTTCTTTCGCATTTCCAAGATGTGCAACAGCGCCATTCTGCTCAGAGACAGAAAGGGAAGAAAAGCAATATCTTGTCAGCTGGACAGAGTGTGGATATTGAGTGA